The window taattttcatataaaaataaaataaaacaaaaatcatagtcaaacattttatcaaacaattatAGTGTAATatgatacaaaaacaaattagtaaGAAGAGACTATAAAGTACTTTTGaaattatggaaaataaaagttcaatatgaattcttgaaattcttatttttcttcttctcatcaTTTCTTGGTTTCCAAACAAAGGAGATTGCAATTATAAAATACATCGTCACTTtatcaaatgattttaaaaagaattattatttttttgaaaataaaggataaagaaaagggaaagaaattaaGAGAATGAAAGGTGGTTGTAAGTGTGAAAGTAagtgagagaaaaaataaagacaaagaagaaaaaatattttttatatcaagaacTTAGATTACTTACATTGAGTTATACAGGTTGGATTGAGTTGATcgggttttaaaaatatcaacctGCACTTGATCTATGATAttcatttattagttttttttaacccaTTATCATCCATAACATCCATATTATTCATTTTTGATGGGTCAAGTTAGGTCGGGACAGATAatgtaaatattatatatgagcAAAGTTATTTGAACATCCCTAATTATAAATGTAAGAGCCTGGTCTAATTTGCCATATATTGTCCGTTTTGAGCCTTACCGCCCTtacggttttgttcttggtgatGCAAGCTCACTTTTGAGTCTGACGCCCCAAAACACGTATGACAAGTTGACAACCAACACTCTTAATAAGGTCAGCTACCATTCCCTCACCCGCCCATATGAGATATTACAATCTACCCCCCTTAAGGAGCCTGAAGACCCCGTCGGCACAACCAGATAACTAGTGAGGTCGGttttgataccaaatgtaatagCCTGACCCAATCTGCCATATATTGTTCGCTTTGGGCCTTACTGTCATCACagttttgttcctggtgacgcGAGCCCATTTCTGAGCTTGACACCCCAAAATGCATATGACAAGTTGACAACCAGCACTCTTAATAAAACCAGTTACCGATTCCCTCACCCACCGATGTAGGATATTAcaataaaccaatttttttaaatacctgTAATTATATGTTTCAAATAATGAATCTATTACTCTGTGTTGGCTTAGTGAATGTTTGAGAATATGATAAATATTGAGTGTTCAAAATTTcctttgtttaaaaatatattaaaataatatttttttattttttaaattttatttttcacattagtatatcaaaataatttaaaaacattaaaaaaataatttaaaaaaaaattcaaattttatacaAATTGTGTTTTAGCGGCAGAGCTAAATACACTCTTAGTTGGCAACCAGGTATGATCCCCGCCTTGTCAAGGAAGGTTGGATTTCAAACTAGTtgtgaacttttatttttttaattacgaTGATTTGTTTTTGACTGGTTCAAGAAAAGTGGATTCAGTTTCGATGGCACAAACTAGCCTAAGAATAATTTCtcacaatcaaattaaaaaaaaaaaaagacgaacCTATGAAGCATATTTCCACTATCGCCAATAAATCCTTAATATATGCGGTATTCGTATGGTTTTGGGTGACTAGAATTTTCTTGCTTATATATTGAAAAGAGGAATAATAATCCCTCTGCTACCCATGGAAATATGGATAGGGTCATATTGCTTCTCGCTTTTCATGTTAGAATTCACGTAGCTTCCATTAAATCTCTTCTGTCTCATCTTAGAGCTGATCTGCCCAAAATAACTGGTATGAACAAACAGATTGTAGCAAGTGGGGGCATTTTGCCCCATCCAGCGTCTTGACTAGCTCCAAagttggctttttttttcttctcttatcagtttttatttttattccaagGCTTGTAGCAGAGTTGGCCCCTCTGCctaaattttcaatataatGGTTTGCTTGGCTGATAGATATAAAGCAGCAAGCAGTCAAGATATTCTTCTGGCGAACTGATGAGAGAAGAGCTGTATATATGCTCCCGAGGTTAACCGGTCCTTGTATGTAGGCTACAGATTGTAATGCAGGAAAGATTTTGACGTACGTATAGTGCAGAAACcaccaaaaacaaacacaagatcTTGTGGTGCGGCCAAGCAAAGCGAGGACAGATTCTGTCTCTTTTATTCTGTGTGCgcgtgcgtgcgtgtgtgtATTTGGGAGGGaccattataaatataaatcacacGAAATCTTCATTATTGAGAAATTGTAAACTCAAGAATTCAAGATGTTATTTCACATCCTAATTGTTGAATATTACGGCAACAGGCTACCATTCACCTTTAAACCTCACAGGTCCAATACTCCAGAGAAGAAAATTGGCAGCATGAGTAATTTTGAGTGCAGAAAACCACATCCAACATTGAAAATGAAACCTGACAAACTGTTTGAAGTGTTCTTAATATGTACCACACCTTTAGTATGCAAATATCCGGATACATGTCTTGTATGGCAATTCAAAGGGATCGTGAAAATTACCTCAAGttctaagaataaaaatacgATTGGAAGCCATCTTTATGGGCAGACACCGAATAACAATTTTTGGTATTTGGTCACCTGTGCGGGTTCTAAGGCGCACcaatatcttaaataaaacaCTAATCAGGGTACCCCTATACATCAAGAACTTGACAACTGACAAGTTCCGCAGACCCAAAATCTTTACTGTCTATGACCCTCCAAAAAACCGTTTCTGATGAGTCAGGATGCTCATGCAAGGACTTGGCAGAAGCAGAAGTTGAGCTCAATGGGGAACCCAAATTATCTTGCACATCGGCCTGCATAACTGCAATGTTATGATTGACATCTTTTGTGAGGACATGAATCTTTCCATGAAAACCCGTGAGCAAATATGGAGATTCGGATTCTGTATAATCAGCAACAGGGACTTTTCCAATGGCAACTTTCCATGTATCTTCTTTCTGATCATATACCTTGATCTTACCACTATTTGGAGAAGTAGACGGATCAAATGCATATAATTCACCATCTACCACTACGCTCAATTTTGTACCTGCCTGCCGTGCAGGCCAGCCTTCTCCCATGCCAGTTGGCATTTCAGCCCATGAATTTGTTTCAGGATCGTATATTTCACCACCGACATCAACAATGAAGGGCCACGAGTATAAACTTTGAGGGACAAATAATCTTCCCATGTAAGAAGTCATCCCAGTGGCTATAGGCTTTAGCAGGTCAGACAAATAGGCAGTGGGCACCAATTGAGCTCTTGAGAATGGCATGCTTGGAACATCAGACCATGTACCCGTGCAAGGGTCAAATACTTCAGCGGATTGAAGAGGAGTCAATCCCCCTCGGCCCTGACTAACCCCACCAACAACATATAGCTTGTTATTTAAAATGCTTGTCTTACAGTAAGCCCTACCTGTAGACATGGAAGTCGTTTTGCTCCATTTGTTTGAGATTGGATCGAACCGCCAAACGCATCTCATGGTGGTAGCTCTAGAGAACCCACCAAGCACAAAGAGGCATCCATCAACAGCACTGACGGAACAACCACCGAAAGGCATTTGATCCAGCGTGTCATTTTGCCCCAGCCAACTCCTTACAACTTCAGCAATTTTAATGCCTGACCCAACAACGTTCCACAACCAAAGCCCAGAAAATCCACTTTTAGATTCGTCTGCACAAACAACATTCGGCATTGGAGGCAACCTCTGCCAATTTCTTGACAAAGGGTCCAAAGCATGCCATGATAGTTTATCTGCTTCATCCTTAATCAATACATATAGCCATTCTTCTGTTAATCCAAGTTCTTTTCTAACTTTGAACAGCTCAGCACTCTCAAACGTTGCCATCCACTTCTTTGAAACCAATCGCAGGTTGAAGTAGCAATATCTGGGGAGTCTAGCAAGTATCTGGATGGATAACTCATCCGGAAGAAACGGAATTAATCTTGGGCTTTCCTCATCATAAAAAATTGAGGATGTCTTTTGCCTCTTGCAGCTTCCATTATTTAACATCTCATTATACTCGCTTGTCCTGCATCTGGGACCGACCAAACTCAAAACACCTCCCATCTAGAAACCCTCAACTTAGCAACACCAATTATGAACTTGGCAAATGCTGCAAAAAAGAGGGCATATTTTTACTTCAACAAATCAGAAATTACATCGACAAGATATGGACAATAGTGAAAAAGAGCACTTATACGAGGAGAACAGTCTTGAAACACTTCAACAATTCAATAGAAGATTAATCATTAAATCTTCATAAATCAAAGAAACAGCAGGGAGAATTCAAGTCAAAACGCTCACTTCAAACACAATAAGCAAGCAGCATCAATAGATTTCACCGCCCTTCTACAGAAACATAAATTTGCCgacagcattttttttttaatttaacaaagcAGAAACAAGTCAATCATTGTCTACTGATCCCAAATTCCCCCAAAACTGcaaacccaattaaaaaaataaataaatagtaaaacccTGATCAAGAGTTTCATAAGAATCAAGCCAAAGtcataaactttaacaaaattGGGGAGATTCCCAGAGTTTAGATGGATCTTACgagtaaaaataaagaaagacatGATCAAGAATTACCTTTGCTGCAAGTTGAGAAGCAAGGCAAGAAAACGAAGAAGGAGGAGACAAATAAAGGTATAGCACATAAATGTGTGTGTAAATATAATTAGATAGAGATGTTTTACATTTTTAGGTAATAATATGGATATGCGTAGCAGAATCAACCTCTTCAGGCTGTGAGGTCTGATTTTAcatgtttctgtttctgtttccaTTTCTGAAATATTATTGGATATTGAAGCGTGGAAAAGTCTGCCACGACCGAAGCAAGGAAGGAATCTATGCTTGACTTCTTTGAAGCAATTTATTCacgatttctttttcatttttaatttgatataaatatatgtgCGCGCTTTTTTAATGGAATATCTCaaataatagtttattttttaaaatattttttatttaaaaatatttaaaaataatatattttttatttttaaaaaattattttgacatcaacatatcaaaatgatttaaaaatattaaaaatatattaatttaaaataaaaacaaattaattttttttaaaaaatatttttaaaacacaaaaacaaactggTCATCCTCTCTAATAATCTTTTATACCAATTTCACTATTTACGTTTCATAAATTCttaatttagtctttttatcCATGTTTGGTTATGGTTTCTATTTACTATATTATGTGATAACTACGTCATTTactttgtgtgtgtttttttaggaATATCTCAAATAATAGCtcgtggttgttttttaaaatattttttatttgaaaattattttaaaataatatattttttatttttaaaaattatttttgacatcagcatatcaaaatgagctggaaataccaaaaaaatattaatttaaaataaaaaaaattcaattttttttcaaaaacacttctgaaatataaaaataaatgggatGTACTCTCAAACAACATTTTATACTAATTTCACCATTTAAGTTTCATAAATTCTCAATTTAGTCTTTCTATCCAAGTTTGGTTATGGATTCTATTGAGAATTTACTATATTACgtgaaaaacaatatcatttacgTTTATTGCTGAacttatatgttttttgttaAGAGAATCTTGATagaaagatcaaattaaaaaaataataattaaattgattagagTTGTAATTGGTATAAAAAACTTGtttgtagttgttattttttaaagtattttttgtttgaaaatatttttaaataatatattttttatttttaaaaacttatttttgatattagcacatcaaaacgatctggaaatacaaaaaaaatatattaatttaaagtaaaaaaaattaattataaaaaaaaacacttttaaaatataaaaacaaacaaggttATACTCTCAAACAATCTTTTATACCAATTTCACCATTTAAGTTTCATAAATTCTCAATTAAGTTTTTCTATTCATATTTGGTTATGGATTGTATTTCTATTCATGTTTGATTATGGATTCTATTGAAATTTACTATATTTTGTGATAAACAACATCTTTTGCCATtgaacttatatattttttttgttaagagaaTTTTAATAGAacgatcaaattaaaaaaaaattaaattgattagagttgtaattggtataaaaaaactagtttgatATGCATATTTTGGAATTGCTTCGTTCGATTGAAGTTGTGGTTGTTGCTTGTTTGTGAATTTAGGAACAAGGCAGCTAAGTCTAAAGCAAAAGTGGGCCGAGACTACCTTATTATCTGTTTATTTCTGCTATCAGCTCGGCCTTCTATTCTCCTGAATTCGAAACCTGGTCACTTGCGTAAATTTTCCCAAGTTTCGTACAGCATCTATTCAAGATTGACAGAAGAAAGCCTCAAGCCTGGCCTATGGATTCCTGTAGAGTGATAAACAAGACGCACACAAGGAATTAACAGAGGATGGAAATGACATTCATTAAAGGAAGAGTTACAGCAATGTGACTGCTTATACAGATGCATGCATAGAGAATTCTGGGCTGTCCCAGATCAACCGAAAGGCAGCTCCTGCTGTCATCAAAAGTAACAAGTACTAGCTAGCTATTGTTTCCTTTTCTGACAAGAACATGAATTAGCTAGTTAATTTAGGAATGCTAAGCAATAAAGCTAAACCACGGTGGTCATCTTATGAAGAATATTGGCCAAGTCAAAAGATGCTGAGCCCGGGTGATCATGAATATTGTTCATACATTCACCAGCATTTCGATGGGCATTAGCATTGCAAGGTAGATTAATGTCCGATATCATCCTACCCGCATAAGTAGAACACTTGCGTAGATCTCCAGACTTCTTATTCCCATTCTTCAAACTTGATTTAGGCAAAGAAGCAGATGCTGTCACTGATTTCTCATTTGTTACCTCATCATCCACCGCGACTGATCTGTCTTCCAAATTACCAACATAATCATCACTTGCAAGTTCAATTTCTTGATATGcttctcttccttcttcttcttcttcttcttcttcttcatcatcatcatcaaattcCTGATCTGAGTGTTTTTCAAGAGAATCAACATCTTGAAGCTCTTTCTCCTCTTcatttttagaaacaaaatggGAACATGTTATCTTATCGTCCATGGGTACAATATTCAAAACGAGACGACCATTTTCTCTCTGTGCTTCAAAATACTCATGATTCTTCACTCTCTCTTCTACAAGGACCAGCCTTCCATCGATGTAGTGCCTAGTTAAAATCCAAGGCATATGACCAGGCAAATTCCCCGTTCTTGCAAGTAAGGGTATAGGTGGAGGGTATTTCTTTCTCGTCGCATAACGCTGTTTTCTCTTGTCTTGGTGATGATAAGATTCTAGCTTCTCCATTTGTGCAGTCTCTTCTTCAATATTGGAGTTCATGTAAACACCACTCTCAGTCCCAATCAAATCATCCAATGCAGAAGAACAAGAGGAGTATGACGAGGAATTAGATCGAACTAGAGGTGGAGAAGTAGACCACGATGGTGGTGAAGGTGCAGGTATCATATAGGAATGAAGAATGTAGCAAGTATGAGTTAGGTTTTGATCAGGTCCTCGTGAGTAATGTAACAGCGTTTTCAGACCAGAATAGGCTGGCCATTCTCTTGGGAATCGCATGGGAGATGGCGACGCTGATGTCCATATCATGATTCCAAAAAGAGTTGAAACAACAGATTTAGCCTTGCAAAATAAGCTGCCTTCACTGAGATTTTCCTTATGACAAACAGCTAGCTAACCAAAGGGCTAATAATTAATCTCGTAAAATCTTCTTAATTACCTGCAACTGCAagacaagaaagaaagatagaagGTTATGTATAaccaaaacacacacacacacacacacacacacacacacacacacacacacacaaaagcaTACGTGTACTCTGGAAATTAAGAGCAGCTACAAAACAAATTAGTCGGCCAAGGATAAACTTTTGTG is drawn from Populus nigra chromosome 5, ddPopNigr1.1, whole genome shotgun sequence and contains these coding sequences:
- the LOC133693346 gene encoding F-box/kelch-repeat protein At1g22040-like: MGGVLSLVGPRCRTSEYNEMLNNGSCKRQKTSSIFYDEESPRLIPFLPDELSIQILARLPRYCYFNLRLVSKKWMATFESAELFKVRKELGLTEEWLYVLIKDEADKLSWHALDPLSRNWQRLPPMPNVVCADESKSGFSGLWLWNVVGSGIKIAEVVRSWLGQNDTLDQMPFGGCSVSAVDGCLFVLGGFSRATTMRCVWRFDPISNKWSKTTSMSTGRAYCKTSILNNKLYVVGGVSQGRGGLTPLQSAEVFDPCTGTWSDVPSMPFSRAQLVPTAYLSDLLKPIATGMTSYMGRLFVPQSLYSWPFIVDVGGEIYDPETNSWAEMPTGMGEGWPARQAGTKLSVVVDGELYAFDPSTSPNSGKIKVYDQKEDTWKVAIGKVPVADYTESESPYLLTGFHGKIHVLTKDVNHNIAVMQADVQDNLGSPLSSTSASAKSLHEHPDSSETVFWRVIDSKDFGSAELVSCQVLDV